One genomic segment of Hydrocarboniclastica marina includes these proteins:
- a CDS encoding SDR family oxidoreductase, with product MNILVTGAANGIGAAITEAAASGGHSVVAADLDLAALETRWQGNKSITPVALDVTSAEAWADLAQQFEQQRRPIDVLINVAGVLRSGPAGELAATDVHLMIDVNVKGVIFGTNALAPAMIKRKAGHIINVGSIAALFPTPGTTVYAASKFAVRGFSLAAAGDLRPHGVAVTLFGPGPVRTAMLELQRGDANAALTFSRGRALTPDEVAAAILGPVLKKRPLEYYVPWSDGLLGKLCNSFPKLFFSQLKRARKRGAENFGSDAF from the coding sequence ATGAATATTCTTGTAACCGGCGCGGCCAACGGAATCGGTGCGGCCATCACTGAAGCGGCGGCGTCAGGGGGACACAGCGTTGTCGCGGCTGACCTTGATTTGGCTGCTCTGGAGACACGCTGGCAGGGCAATAAATCGATCACACCCGTCGCGCTTGATGTGACCTCGGCTGAGGCCTGGGCCGATCTAGCGCAACAGTTTGAGCAGCAACGCAGGCCGATTGATGTGCTGATAAACGTCGCTGGAGTCTTGCGAAGCGGTCCGGCGGGTGAACTAGCTGCGACTGATGTGCACCTGATGATCGACGTCAACGTCAAAGGCGTTATCTTCGGCACCAATGCGCTGGCGCCCGCCATGATCAAACGTAAGGCGGGCCATATTATTAACGTCGGCTCCATTGCTGCCCTCTTTCCAACCCCCGGAACGACAGTCTATGCGGCCAGCAAATTCGCTGTGCGGGGGTTCAGCCTGGCCGCTGCGGGTGACTTGAGGCCCCATGGCGTTGCGGTGACCCTGTTCGGTCCTGGCCCGGTCAGAACGGCCATGCTTGAGTTGCAGCGCGGCGACGCCAATGCGGCGCTGACCTTCTCGCGCGGTCGTGCATTGACGCCCGACGAAGTGGCCGCGGCGATACTGGGACCCGTCTTGAAAAAGCGGCCTCTGGAGTACTACGTGCCCTGGTCGGACGGGCTACTCGGCAAACTCTGCAACAGTTTTCCAAAACTTTTCTTCAGTCAGCTCAAACGCGCGCGCAAGCGTGGCGCAGAGAATTTCGGCTCTGACGCTTTCTGA
- a CDS encoding flavin-containing monooxygenase: MSSTHFDVLIVGAGLSGIGSAYHLQTHCPDKTFAILEGRETLGGTWDLFRYPGIRSDSDMYTLGFAFEPWQERKSIADGSSILHYLKETAQNYGIDKKIRFQHWVNRYSWSSDDATWTVEAKNKETGETVKYTSSFLINCSGYYRYDQGYTPEFRGVEKFKGQVIHPQHWPEDLDYENKRVVVIGSGATAVTLIPSMADKAEHVTMLQRSPTYILAQPDVDAVAHALNRFLPAKLAYQMTRWKKVAEQTFFYQFCRRFPNLARKILRARLRKSLGPNFDIDTHFNPSYKPWDQRLCLVPNGDLFRALRKGDASVETDHIDTFTEKGIRLKSGKELEADIVVTATGLNLVALGGAELVVDGKQLKLGDTMSFKGMMLSGVPNFAMIVGYTNASWTLKSDLTGEHITRLLQYMDKHGYDYCAPQAPGNVQTEGFLDLNSNYVLRALDQLPKQGDRAPWKLYQNYALDLVNLRYGAVTDDALKFYRVPRLHAQPQPTATRMAS, from the coding sequence ATGTCCTCGACCCATTTTGACGTCTTGATCGTCGGCGCTGGCCTGTCGGGCATTGGCTCCGCTTATCATCTACAGACTCATTGTCCCGATAAAACGTTCGCGATCCTCGAAGGCCGCGAAACGCTTGGCGGAACCTGGGACCTTTTCCGCTATCCGGGAATCCGTTCTGACTCTGACATGTACACCCTCGGCTTTGCTTTTGAGCCCTGGCAGGAGCGCAAGTCCATCGCCGATGGCTCCTCCATACTTCACTACCTGAAAGAAACCGCCCAGAACTACGGTATCGACAAGAAGATCCGGTTCCAGCACTGGGTCAACCGATACTCGTGGTCCAGCGATGACGCCACCTGGACCGTCGAAGCGAAAAACAAGGAAACCGGTGAAACCGTCAAGTACACCAGTAGCTTTCTGATCAACTGCAGCGGCTACTACCGTTACGATCAGGGCTATACGCCGGAATTCCGCGGTGTGGAGAAGTTCAAGGGGCAGGTCATTCACCCGCAGCACTGGCCCGAGGACCTGGACTACGAGAACAAGCGCGTTGTTGTTATCGGCAGTGGCGCCACAGCAGTTACTCTGATCCCGTCAATGGCTGACAAGGCCGAGCACGTGACGATGCTGCAGCGGTCGCCCACCTACATTCTGGCGCAGCCCGATGTGGACGCCGTAGCGCATGCACTGAACCGCTTCCTGCCGGCCAAGCTCGCCTATCAGATGACGCGATGGAAAAAAGTGGCCGAGCAAACCTTCTTCTACCAGTTCTGCCGTCGCTTCCCCAACCTGGCTCGCAAAATACTGCGCGCGCGCCTGCGCAAGAGCCTGGGTCCGAACTTCGACATCGATACCCATTTCAATCCCAGCTACAAGCCCTGGGACCAGCGCCTCTGCCTCGTACCCAACGGTGATCTTTTCCGGGCGCTGCGCAAGGGCGATGCCTCGGTTGAAACTGACCATATCGATACGTTCACGGAGAAAGGCATTCGCCTGAAGTCGGGCAAGGAACTGGAGGCTGACATCGTCGTCACCGCGACCGGCCTCAACCTGGTTGCCCTCGGCGGTGCCGAGCTTGTTGTTGACGGCAAGCAGCTCAAGCTGGGTGACACCATGAGCTTCAAAGGCATGATGCTCAGCGGTGTGCCCAATTTCGCAATGATCGTGGGTTATACCAACGCGTCATGGACCCTCAAGTCGGATCTGACCGGCGAGCATATTACCCGTCTGCTGCAGTATATGGATAAACACGGTTATGATTATTGCGCGCCCCAAGCGCCTGGCAATGTTCAGACGGAAGGCTTCCTGGACCTGAACTCGAACTACGTGCTGCGCGCGCTTGACCAGCTGCCCAAGCAGGGCGACCGTGCGCCCTGGAAACTCTACCAGAACTATGCACTTGACCTGGTCAACCTGCGTTACGGCGCAGTGACGGATGACGCCCTCAAGTTCTACCGGGTGCCCCGCCTGCACGCTCAGCCACAACCGACGGCAACGAGAATGGCGTCCTGA
- a CDS encoding alpha/beta hydrolase family protein translates to MSLNPARFASLMAAALAACFTGPAVATEPPYPSLSWTLREFQNYNRAFEAPREQLLNPLFLSRWSQQSLENQLEFIGRSADDPSWTLGYSPLLGELLEGLLADPDLMVSLPELLIGQATKTLGDPSHALSLSLNSEVTPLCAAHALPCTGDPFRYPSVDPFYESEAVVEPVVFYDQACARISGRVWRPRERALRQRPAVIIENGSVQAPETVYWWAAQALVRSGYVVMTFDPRGQGRSDFQAPSGGQGSNANPAVFWEGLVNAIDFFRSSPAQPYPHNAACAGAYPTEVTDSNPFHDGIDPDRLGLAGHSLGAIGVTVVQGLGATGADPWPGLLDQLNPVDAVVAWDGAIPPGGGTTAGVSGSIALLNPFVEATSQPELPRFGARVPLMSQSSEYGLAPVPFKEPPDPEARLGAFQGWRAAGVPAYEFTVSGSTHFEWSQLPLFPATSWCPVIMDGQCRGGWGAPVMEYYTVAWFDRWLKQPDEAGFHSADDRLLDDDRYANRFSFYYQSARDFTTRQGDQQECEDIEAGCEPERRRFLGLF, encoded by the coding sequence ATGTCGCTCAATCCCGCACGTTTCGCATCGCTCATGGCCGCCGCTTTGGCTGCCTGTTTCACAGGCCCGGCTGTGGCGACTGAACCGCCCTATCCGTCGTTGAGCTGGACACTACGCGAGTTCCAGAACTATAACCGGGCCTTTGAAGCGCCCAGAGAACAGCTGCTCAACCCTTTATTCCTCTCGCGCTGGAGCCAACAAAGCCTCGAGAACCAGCTGGAGTTTATCGGTCGGAGCGCCGACGACCCCAGTTGGACACTGGGTTACTCGCCGCTGCTCGGTGAGCTTCTGGAGGGGTTATTGGCGGACCCGGACCTCATGGTGTCCCTGCCTGAGCTCTTGATCGGCCAGGCGACGAAAACCCTGGGAGACCCGTCCCACGCTCTCTCACTGTCGCTTAACAGTGAGGTGACGCCGCTGTGTGCTGCGCATGCCCTGCCGTGTACCGGCGATCCGTTCCGCTACCCGTCTGTGGACCCCTTTTACGAGTCGGAGGCGGTGGTTGAGCCCGTGGTCTTCTACGATCAGGCTTGCGCCCGGATTTCCGGCAGGGTCTGGCGGCCGAGGGAGAGGGCGTTGCGGCAGCGGCCTGCCGTGATCATCGAAAATGGCTCGGTACAGGCCCCCGAAACAGTCTACTGGTGGGCTGCCCAGGCCCTGGTGCGCAGCGGTTATGTGGTGATGACTTTCGATCCCCGCGGCCAGGGACGATCTGATTTCCAGGCGCCCTCGGGCGGCCAGGGCAGCAACGCCAACCCGGCTGTATTCTGGGAGGGGCTGGTCAATGCAATAGATTTCTTCCGCTCGTCGCCAGCTCAGCCGTATCCCCACAACGCCGCTTGTGCTGGTGCCTACCCCACCGAAGTCACCGATTCAAATCCGTTTCATGACGGAATTGACCCTGACCGCCTGGGACTCGCCGGCCACTCACTGGGCGCAATCGGTGTGACCGTGGTACAGGGGCTGGGTGCGACCGGTGCCGATCCGTGGCCTGGGCTGCTGGATCAGTTGAACCCCGTAGATGCAGTCGTCGCCTGGGACGGCGCTATACCGCCGGGCGGCGGCACGACGGCTGGGGTATCCGGGTCGATCGCACTGCTAAACCCGTTTGTGGAAGCGACGAGCCAGCCGGAGTTGCCCCGTTTTGGCGCCCGGGTACCGCTGATGAGCCAGTCTTCGGAATATGGCCTGGCGCCGGTGCCTTTCAAAGAACCGCCTGATCCGGAAGCCCGCCTCGGTGCGTTCCAGGGCTGGCGGGCAGCCGGTGTGCCCGCCTATGAATTTACTGTGAGCGGCAGCACGCACTTCGAATGGTCACAGTTACCGCTATTTCCCGCGACCTCATGGTGTCCTGTGATCATGGACGGGCAATGTAGGGGAGGTTGGGGCGCACCGGTTATGGAGTACTACACCGTCGCCTGGTTTGATCGCTGGCTGAAGCAGCCCGACGAAGCCGGCTTTCACTCTGCAGATGACCGGCTACTGGACGACGACCGCTATGCGAATCGCTTCAGCTTCTATTACCAGTCGGCACGGGATTTTACGACCCGACAGGGAGATCAGCAGGAATGTGAAGATATTGAGGCGGGCTGCGAGCCTGAGCGCAGGCGCTTTCTTGGCTTGTTCTGA
- a CDS encoding NAD-dependent succinate-semialdehyde dehydrogenase, translating into MTNTQQTVNPATGEVIQTYTQMGEDEVNRIIEQAHEAFLSWRGAPLTERGDILRQVGKLIRERKNELAALMTEEMGKPLREGVQECQLCAAICDYSADQGPQVLADEEREMQGGRALITYQPQGVIYGIQPWNFPLYQVIRYSIANLMAGNTVLLKHASNVWGMAVEVEKLFRDAGLPENAFRTLFIGHDVSDSVIAHPLVRGVTLTGSPKAGRTVGQKAGKALKKSVLELGSNDAYIVLADADLEKAVKACLMGRFTNGGQTCVAAKRFIVEEAVYDQFRDAYVAEARKIKYGDPTQDETQMGPMARQDLRDDLHDQVRQSIENGAVCLLGGEIPEGRGAYYPPTVLENVVPGQPAYDDELFGPVAALIKVRNEAEAMRVANDSVYGLGGGIFTKDVDKGIRLARDHFDTGMVNINGYRLAQTNLPFGGVKDSGYGREHGGFGMLEFVNVKSVMIVD; encoded by the coding sequence ATGACAAACACCCAGCAGACCGTTAACCCCGCAACAGGCGAGGTCATACAGACCTACACGCAGATGGGCGAAGATGAGGTCAACCGCATTATTGAGCAGGCCCACGAAGCGTTTCTGTCGTGGCGCGGAGCGCCCTTGACCGAGCGCGGCGACATACTCCGCCAGGTCGGTAAACTGATCCGTGAGCGCAAGAATGAACTCGCCGCGTTAATGACCGAAGAAATGGGCAAGCCCCTGCGCGAAGGCGTTCAGGAGTGCCAGCTCTGCGCAGCGATTTGTGATTACAGCGCAGACCAGGGGCCTCAGGTGCTGGCGGACGAAGAGCGCGAAATGCAGGGCGGCCGGGCGTTGATCACCTACCAGCCCCAGGGCGTCATTTACGGCATACAGCCGTGGAATTTCCCCCTGTACCAGGTTATCCGCTACAGCATAGCCAATCTGATGGCCGGCAATACGGTGCTGTTAAAGCACGCTTCCAATGTCTGGGGCATGGCCGTTGAAGTAGAGAAGCTGTTTCGTGATGCGGGGCTGCCCGAAAACGCGTTCCGGACACTGTTTATCGGGCACGATGTTTCGGACTCGGTCATTGCCCACCCGCTGGTCAGGGGTGTAACGCTGACCGGAAGCCCGAAGGCCGGGCGGACAGTAGGCCAGAAGGCGGGCAAGGCATTGAAGAAGTCAGTGCTGGAGCTTGGCAGTAATGACGCCTATATCGTTCTTGCTGATGCTGATCTGGAAAAAGCGGTTAAAGCTTGCCTGATGGGGCGGTTCACCAACGGTGGTCAGACCTGTGTCGCGGCCAAGCGGTTCATCGTTGAGGAAGCGGTATATGATCAGTTCCGCGATGCCTACGTCGCTGAGGCGCGCAAAATCAAGTACGGCGACCCTACCCAAGACGAGACCCAGATGGGCCCGATGGCGCGACAGGACCTGCGGGACGACCTGCATGACCAGGTGCGCCAATCCATCGAGAACGGCGCGGTCTGTCTGCTTGGCGGTGAAATACCCGAAGGCAGAGGAGCGTACTACCCCCCGACCGTGCTGGAAAACGTTGTGCCGGGCCAGCCCGCCTACGACGACGAGCTGTTCGGTCCAGTTGCGGCGCTGATAAAAGTCCGCAACGAAGCCGAGGCGATGCGCGTCGCCAACGATTCAGTCTATGGCCTGGGCGGGGGCATTTTCACCAAGGATGTCGACAAGGGCATCCGGTTGGCGCGGGATCACTTTGATACCGGCATGGTAAATATCAACGGCTACCGCCTGGCCCAGACCAACCTCCCGTTTGGTGGCGTGAAGGACAGCGGCTACGGCCGGGAGCATGGTGGTTTCGGCATGCTTGAATTCGTCAACGTGAAATCGGTAATGATTGTCGACTAG
- a CDS encoding glutathione S-transferase family protein, whose amino-acid sequence MQELILHHYPQSPFAEKARMMLGFKNLPWRSVIIPAIMPKPDLTALTGGYRRTPVLQIGADIYCDTALIARRLDRLQSLPALFPEGQEAVAASAAQFADQVLFQHAVAINFQPQGLAERFKDMPDAAKTAFAADRKALFTGGSASRLPSHQALSQWPSLLGRLEQQLSESGSFLLGEEPSIVDFAYYHPLWFVASNSAVANALDPYPQVLEWMNAVASCGHGDSTALDASAAIQIARDATPESVAVLQDSQKLPFTDPEGLTAGQTVTISATDYGTEPVTGTLVYQDAEEIVISREDDRAGEVHVHFPRFGFSIQPTG is encoded by the coding sequence ATGCAAGAGTTGATTCTGCACCATTATCCCCAGTCCCCCTTCGCTGAAAAGGCAAGGATGATGCTGGGGTTCAAGAACCTGCCATGGCGCTCGGTCATCATCCCGGCCATTATGCCCAAGCCGGATCTGACCGCGCTGACGGGCGGGTACCGGCGTACGCCGGTATTGCAGATCGGCGCTGACATATACTGTGATACGGCACTGATTGCGCGACGGCTGGACCGGTTACAAAGCCTGCCCGCTCTGTTTCCGGAAGGGCAGGAAGCTGTTGCAGCGAGCGCCGCGCAGTTCGCAGACCAGGTCCTGTTCCAGCATGCCGTCGCCATCAATTTCCAGCCTCAAGGTCTGGCTGAGCGCTTCAAAGACATGCCCGACGCTGCAAAAACAGCGTTTGCGGCGGACCGCAAAGCGCTGTTCACCGGCGGTAGCGCAAGCAGACTGCCATCACACCAGGCCTTGTCCCAATGGCCGTCGCTGCTGGGCCGTCTCGAACAACAGCTGTCAGAAAGCGGCTCCTTCCTGCTCGGCGAAGAGCCGTCCATCGTCGACTTCGCGTATTACCATCCCCTGTGGTTCGTCGCCAGTAACAGCGCTGTGGCCAACGCGCTCGATCCCTACCCCCAGGTCCTTGAGTGGATGAACGCGGTTGCAAGCTGCGGGCACGGTGATTCAACAGCGCTCGACGCCAGCGCCGCAATCCAGATCGCGCGGGACGCTACGCCAGAATCTGTCGCTGTGCTGCAGGACAGCCAGAAGCTGCCCTTTACCGATCCCGAGGGACTCACGGCTGGACAGACGGTAACGATTTCCGCAACCGACTACGGCACGGAGCCTGTCACAGGCACACTGGTCTATCAGGACGCCGAGGAGATTGTGATAAGCCGGGAGGATGACAGGGCCGGCGAAGTGCATGTCCATTTTCCCCGGTTCGGTTTCAGTATTCAGCCGACCGGATAA
- a CDS encoding amidase, which produces MTATSKPAEFSVPEAKPSTHLSAVEIARRIAAGETTAVAVVEEHIARIQAVNKILNAVVVECFDAARADARDVDERRARGETLPPLAGVPVTIKECLDVAGTASTFGLPSRANHRAEADEIHIARLRAAGAILLGKTNVSQCLIYTEADNPLYGRTLNPWNLDRTPGGSSGGESAIIAAGGSALGLGTDIGGSVRIPAHFCGLASLKPTSGRLDDPGKYSVPVGQRAIPSQVGILARHVEDVALGLTIANGDPDPCDPARSVIPDWSGVDVSKLRIAFYTDDGTFKVAPAVRRAVNEAAEILRAAGAEVTEWMPPRVPDAMTLFNRILTADGLAGVRNILADNPRAPQIQQLLRVTKIPERLGNGLRQVLRGLGQTTMATNLEAVTAATAAQYWRNVETQLDYQEAFADAMARADGGPFDLILAPPCSLPAYLHGATRDLLTGGGYLTLYNLLGYPAGVVPMTRVRAEEETERKPGLDYIKKLAQRIERGSAGLPVGVQVVAKPWEEHRALAVMRTLEKAARLRPDFPWTPVTPPAP; this is translated from the coding sequence ATGACCGCAACTTCAAAACCTGCAGAGTTTTCCGTACCCGAAGCGAAACCCTCAACTCATTTATCCGCTGTTGAGATAGCCCGCCGGATCGCCGCGGGAGAGACCACGGCGGTAGCCGTTGTGGAAGAGCATATTGCCCGGATCCAAGCCGTCAATAAAATACTGAATGCCGTGGTGGTCGAGTGCTTCGACGCCGCTCGGGCAGATGCGCGCGACGTGGATGAGCGTCGCGCCCGGGGTGAGACGCTCCCGCCGTTGGCGGGTGTGCCAGTGACCATCAAGGAGTGCCTGGACGTCGCTGGCACTGCATCCACGTTCGGTCTGCCGAGCCGGGCAAACCACCGCGCCGAGGCGGACGAGATACATATCGCACGGCTCAGAGCCGCCGGCGCCATCCTCCTCGGCAAGACCAACGTATCCCAGTGCCTCATCTACACCGAAGCCGACAACCCGCTCTACGGGCGCACGCTCAACCCCTGGAATCTCGATCGGACGCCGGGGGGCAGCAGCGGTGGCGAGAGCGCGATTATCGCCGCTGGTGGTTCTGCGCTCGGGCTTGGGACTGACATCGGTGGCAGCGTCAGGATTCCCGCGCACTTCTGTGGCCTTGCGAGCCTGAAGCCGACTTCCGGGCGCCTCGACGACCCTGGTAAATACAGCGTACCCGTGGGCCAGCGCGCGATCCCGAGCCAGGTCGGTATCCTGGCCCGGCACGTGGAGGATGTCGCCCTGGGGTTGACTATCGCCAACGGTGACCCGGACCCGTGCGACCCCGCCCGCAGTGTCATTCCTGACTGGTCTGGTGTGGATGTCAGCAAGCTTCGGATCGCGTTCTATACCGACGACGGTACGTTTAAGGTGGCCCCGGCAGTGCGGCGGGCTGTCAACGAAGCCGCGGAGATCCTGCGCGCGGCGGGTGCCGAGGTGACTGAATGGATGCCGCCTCGGGTCCCGGACGCCATGACGCTCTTCAACCGGATTCTGACAGCGGATGGCCTTGCCGGCGTACGCAATATTCTGGCCGACAATCCCCGCGCACCCCAGATCCAGCAACTTCTAAGGGTAACCAAGATACCCGAGCGGCTCGGTAATGGTTTGCGCCAGGTCCTGAGAGGGCTGGGCCAGACAACCATGGCGACTAACCTGGAAGCGGTGACAGCGGCAACTGCGGCCCAATACTGGCGTAATGTTGAGACACAACTGGACTATCAGGAAGCCTTCGCTGATGCCATGGCGCGGGCGGACGGCGGACCTTTCGACCTGATTCTGGCCCCTCCCTGCAGCCTGCCCGCTTATCTCCACGGCGCCACACGTGACCTTCTCACGGGCGGTGGCTACCTGACCCTGTACAACCTGCTTGGCTACCCGGCCGGGGTTGTGCCTATGACGCGTGTCCGGGCCGAAGAAGAAACCGAGCGTAAACCGGGGCTCGACTACATCAAGAAACTGGCCCAACGTATCGAAAGGGGCAGCGCCGGGCTACCGGTCGGCGTGCAGGTCGTGGCAAAACCGTGGGAAGAACACCGGGCACTGGCGGTAATGCGTACACTGGAAAAAGCGGCTCGCCTGCGCCCGGATTTCCCCTGGACGCCTGTCACACCGCCGGCGCCCTGA
- a CDS encoding sodium:solute symporter family protein, giving the protein MTEALIWWSVGVYLVAASLVALLSRRSSVPDMAGYFLGGRRMNGFVSAMSYSATTYSAFMMVGLAGLTYRGGVGALGFEIVYFAGVSLVAVFGPKFWFVGRTYGFVTPSEMLSHRYDNKWVAVAVALASCVFLIPYAAVQLAGVGYLLSGATNGAVSFTTGAVLATAVAILFSFVAGIRSVMWTDTLQALVMIFASTLVAYLVIDSLGGIAMLFETLATEQPQSLVVPGIGLFSFVTFLGLTIPWFFFSLSNPQVSQRLFMPSSLRAMRQMLLGFLVFGLIYTLVSVLWGFSALVAFPDLESADLATPTLLGSNHVPPILGAVVLVGILAAAVSTIDSIMLTLSSMVARDVYANLKAGRTDQRQLVAGKIVIPVIALLAYGFAELELDLIAILSVAASSGLVATVPAIIGAFYWRRGTAAGALASVIGTSVFVLALYATGNALLGLPAGIWGIIVATALFVGVSLLTRPPSRIADEFMAIATPCERPRPAN; this is encoded by the coding sequence ATGACTGAAGCCCTTATCTGGTGGTCGGTCGGTGTTTACCTCGTTGCTGCAAGTCTCGTAGCGCTTTTGTCCCGGCGGAGCAGTGTCCCGGACATGGCCGGGTACTTTCTGGGTGGGCGCAGGATGAATGGCTTTGTGTCGGCCATGAGTTATAGCGCAACCACCTACAGCGCGTTCATGATGGTCGGGCTGGCGGGATTGACGTACCGTGGCGGGGTCGGCGCCCTGGGGTTCGAGATTGTCTATTTTGCCGGGGTTTCCCTGGTGGCGGTGTTCGGTCCGAAGTTCTGGTTTGTCGGCAGGACCTACGGCTTCGTCACGCCCAGCGAGATGCTGAGCCATCGGTATGACAACAAATGGGTTGCCGTTGCGGTTGCCCTGGCCAGTTGTGTGTTCCTCATTCCCTACGCGGCGGTTCAGCTGGCCGGGGTTGGTTACCTGCTCAGTGGTGCCACGAACGGCGCTGTCTCGTTCACAACGGGTGCGGTGCTGGCGACTGCGGTCGCTATTCTGTTCTCGTTCGTCGCAGGAATACGTTCCGTGATGTGGACTGACACGCTGCAGGCTCTGGTGATGATATTCGCTTCGACCCTGGTGGCATATCTCGTGATAGATAGCCTCGGCGGCATAGCGATGCTTTTCGAAACACTGGCCACCGAACAGCCCCAGTCCCTGGTGGTGCCGGGCATCGGCCTGTTCAGCTTCGTCACCTTCCTGGGGCTGACCATACCCTGGTTCTTCTTCAGCCTGTCAAACCCACAGGTTAGCCAGAGGCTTTTCATGCCGTCATCGCTACGCGCCATGCGGCAGATGCTTCTGGGTTTCCTGGTATTCGGGCTGATTTACACCTTGGTATCGGTACTCTGGGGGTTCTCGGCTCTGGTCGCCTTTCCTGACCTGGAAAGCGCTGATCTGGCCACGCCGACGCTGCTGGGCTCCAACCACGTGCCGCCCATTCTGGGCGCTGTCGTCCTGGTGGGTATTCTGGCCGCGGCCGTCTCAACCATTGACTCGATCATGCTGACGCTTTCGTCCATGGTTGCTCGCGACGTCTACGCCAATCTGAAGGCAGGCCGAACCGATCAGAGGCAACTAGTGGCGGGAAAAATAGTCATACCTGTGATTGCGTTACTCGCCTATGGGTTTGCCGAGCTTGAGCTGGACCTGATTGCCATCCTCTCGGTCGCCGCGTCATCAGGTCTGGTCGCAACTGTACCTGCGATCATCGGCGCATTCTATTGGCGTCGAGGTACTGCGGCGGGCGCTCTGGCGAGCGTGATCGGGACCAGTGTTTTTGTCCTCGCCCTTTATGCCACCGGCAACGCGTTGCTGGGGCTTCCGGCAGGTATCTGGGGCATCATTGTTGCCACAGCGTTGTTTGTTGGTGTCAGTTTGCTGACTCGGCCACCTTCCCGTATCGCTGATGAATTCATGGCGATAGCCACCCCCTGCGAGCGGCCCCGGCCGGCTAACTGA
- a CDS encoding DUF3008 family protein — MPAKSKSQQMAAGAALSAKRGEQKASDLKGASKSMYESMDEKELEKMASSQRKGKPDHKSDS; from the coding sequence ATGCCAGCCAAGTCCAAATCGCAACAGATGGCCGCCGGCGCCGCACTCTCCGCCAAACGTGGCGAGCAGAAGGCGAGTGACCTGAAGGGCGCGTCGAAGTCGATGTATGAGTCCATGGATGAGAAAGAACTTGAAAAGATGGCCTCGTCCCAGCGTAAGGGCAAGCCGGATCATAAATCTGACTCCTGA